Genomic DNA from Carassius auratus strain Wakin unplaced genomic scaffold, ASM336829v1 scaf_tig00039774, whole genome shotgun sequence:
gataGAGACCATTATTAATCGTATAAaaactgggaactatattctcactaggcgtaggagcacagctaacgttacttgggcggagtcgTTAAGCCTCTTCTCCGTGGGCCGACCGGTCATACACACGGATCATCTCTCGCTTGAAGAGAGTGAAGTCGGTGACGCAACCACTCTCCACCTCCCAGTTTGCCACTCCCCATTCTCGAGCTCGTCCTGTGAGTAGGGAGATAACGTAGGCCGCCTTGGCCCGGTCCTGAACGTAAGTAGCGGGCTGTACCGAGAAGACAACCTTGCACTGGGTGAGAAAGGAACGGCATTGATTTGGCTCACCGGAGTAGACAGGGGATTGTTGATTCACGGTCCAGACACCTCACGGATCTCAGTGGTGGGTGGCTCGTGACGAATCTGATGCACCCGATGAGAGAGGTCAGCCATCTTTGGCAAGGGAGTCCACAGCCTGGTGAGCGGTGGATATCTCCTGCTCGTGTCTGCCCAACATGGCACCCTGGAGCTCGACCGCCGCTTGAAAGGGATTGCTGCTCGCTTGGTCCATAACTGGTTAGTTTATtctttatactgtaaaatatactgtaaaattgtattatatattctttataatataaaatattcttatttattagGTGGAAGATAGAGGACCAAAAGGCGAGATTCTCAATCACAGTCttttaatgaaaattagaaaCAGTAAAAAAATCTACGGGAAACATAAATCCACTCCGGAGACAGAGGTATCAGTCAAAACAGAAATCTTCACTCATAAACCCTGAGCATTAACAAAAGGTGGCAGGGAAACTAGTTACTGAGATTCGGGATGAGCGGCAGCCGTGCCAGGTGCAGTGGAAGATCCCAATAGAGGGTACGGCGAGAGGCGAAGCTCGTAGAGAGAGTGTGTACCGTAGGCTGGATACCGCGTCCGTCTGAGTTGGTAGAGCACAGTAAGGAGCGTGAAGGAGAAAGGCTTCAAGACAAACCGCACATGACAAGACAGGACAACACTTGACTCAGCAGGTAAGAGATGTGTCTTCAGCAAAGATAGCTAGGAATAAACTGACAAAAGGGGCAGAGAAAGAGGAGGTAGAAATAGGGGAAACAGGTGAAAGGATTGTGTAAGTGGAGACAGCTGGGACTAATGAAGTTAAAGTGATGGTGTAGAGAAAGAGTGTGTAGGATGACCACAAGAGGGGGTCAGTGAAAGGAGGACCCCAGGATCATGACCCAATGAAGCTTATCAAGCAACAGCTTTATAGCAAAGCCAATCACCAGACAGCTGCTTCAGTTTGTGAAAACTCCTCTTTAAGGACACTGCCGATCTAAATTAAGAATCAAAAGGAAGAATAAAGAGCTCAGCTTAACAGATGAACCAGGTACATTACCTCTTCGTGGCCACAGTTTTCTAGCAATAACACAAGTCTTCTGTCTGAAGCAGTCTCTCTCACCTTTGGAGTTCGTCTCTATGCTCTGGGAACAGAAAGAATTGGATGGAGACCTTTGGTGTTGATTTTGTTTCTTGAAAACTATGTTTACcttgttattaaaattataaacattaacaatacaataatatatgtttatagaagggattgtaaagtttttttatgaaaaattatttattgttttttaaatacatacagtcagagttacagaaaaataaacataatgcaaaaaataaggagatcatttttttttcaatatggtCTGTTAAAAGTGTGATTGAATGACATTAGTTCATTTGTGCAAGCATGTATTTgctataacaatgaaaatatttgtaaaacagtaataaacaaacaatgatgCAATCCTTAAAATTTTAATCCTTGAGTGTAGCAGAGTAAAATTATCATCATGTCACACgtgacacatttatttattgtgacaGAACAAAAGTATCACCAGTGACTAAAGATCCTTATTCTTCAACTATAATTAAGTAGATAACACTACATTGTGACATTTGTCATACATTTGGCAATAAGTGAAAGCCGTTAGTGAAAgaacataaacataaactgaTCTTCACTGGTGTTACCCGTAAGGAAGGTACACCACTGCTGCAAGCTCTCAAACCATCTGTTGTCAATCACGGTAATCACTAAATTAAGAagtagattttctttttattccttAACAATAGGTCATAACAGTGACTTTCACTTAAAGCTTCATATGAaatcatgagataaatgagaaTATTTCTGATAACTGAAAAGAGACATGGGCCTTTTCAGGAAATAAGAGGAAGGGAGTCGAGTGATGTCATCAGCCTGATTtttatttcagaataaaaaaacagtaacagtAACACCAGAGTCACAACTCACTACTTTCATTATATatcttgtaatatttatttgcccccccccccagttACATATGATTTACACTTACAAAACATGGTAAACTAAGAAAAAGTTTAGAACTTGATTTACACTTTTACTAAACTTATTTTGCGcatgcaaatttattttaaattacgtaatttatattacaaatataattggCATGCAAAGACTACCTTTATAAAAACCTGCTGCTGTCAGAAAAATACTTCCCAACACTAAAGAGTGAATCAGAGACACACTGACCTCTGCTGGACACACTGTATTCTCTATTGCTTTACACCAGGGATATTCAAATCTGgcccaagagaaaaaaaaaaagatttttttttaaaattgggGATATTGATATTTTGCAGTGATATTTTGTCTCTATAACATaggatatacacacacactcaaacacattaaaccattagttaatatttgtaATGGCACACTAAACATGTTTACATTAAGCATTTAGAAAAAACATGGGGtgacaaatgaattaaaaagAGTACAAGACTATTTTCCTTGATTGTCATGTAATTGCTTATTGAATAATAGTATAGCTATAGTTGCTTGAAATTTGTGTAATTTACATACTTTAAGACTAATTATAAACAAGATGTaacttacagtaaaaaataattcaactgtaaataattaaatgcGCATTTAACAATTAAATGCATGACAATTAAAACAGTGctctaaataataaaacattgattattattattattaccatggTAAATTTGTGGTTACTGCAGTTTTACTTTAAATACTGTGGGAAACTGTGGTTACCGTAAATTAGATtatattcaactttattgtcattatgcagaatacaagtacagagctaatgaaatgcagttagcatctaaccagaagtgcaagaatatagtgttttatatacatataagtgcagagtaagtgaagctatgatatacagaatttacagtggagctgttatatacaatattgagcagagtatataaagaatataaatatgaatgcaatgtagggattgtatgtacattatgaacagagcaatgaaggattatatatacattatgaacagcaggatcgtgagaacactgataataaaaacaGTTGGATGAATGTGCAAATATATTGTTGAACAATGTatcatatgcaaaataacagtagtgcaatgatatttataGAAATAGTTGACTGTGCTATGTgcagtaacaactttagacagtttacagTGTAATAACTAGAACAGTGTGCAGTCTGTGTAAAATATGATTCGTGCAGACACATGTAAAGTACTGTGTGCGGTGCAGGgtagattggtggtgtggagttcaggagtgtcacagtcTTGgagaagaagctcttcctgagtttACTAGAGAGTGTAGACACCTGTAACACCTGCCGGACGAGAGGAGGGTGAAGAGTCCACGGTTAGGGTGAGAGGTTTCCtcgatgatgtttcttgccctgtcCAGACAGCGCTTGTGATAGATGTTCTCAGtggaagttaactgggtgccggtgatctGATGACCAGTGTTCTCCACCCGCTGGAGCGCTCTGTGGTCAGATACGGAGCGATTGCTGGACCACACTGagatgctctcaatggtacagcggtagaattcagcaaggatcctgggactcAGGTGAACTTTCTTTAGGCTCTGTAAGAAGTAAAGGCACTGCTGTGCCtgtttgaccagggtggaggtgtttagggaccaggtgaggtcatctgagatgtGGATGTCAAGGAACTGGACACACGCTCCACTgcagctccgttgatgtagatgggtgtgtgtgcatgattcctagtccgcctgaagaccacaatgatctccttagtcttctgggtgtttagttccaggttgCTGGTggcacctcatccctgtaggctgactcatcGTAAATAAAACCTTGGTTAATTTGTGTAAAAGTCTGCCAGGctgttgtacccctaaaggtGAAACTTTAAGAAAGTTAGCTGCAGCAAGGGCctataatattttactattttactaatcacaatatttttattggtttataAAGGCTACCATGAacacatttttccatttttatcacagaataaggcAGGAAATATATGTTATAGTTTATATACTAAATGATATATCAATCAGTGTAGTGTTCATTCAGACCCTCATCTGATCCATGTCTACCTAGGAATACAACACCAGTCATGATTCTGTTTATAAGATCCTTTCAGTCATTATTCAGCAGCTATCACTTTGCTCAGAAGCTAATCATCCTCCTCCATCCCCAACTCCTCCTCTCATCCAGTCAGGACTTGGCACTGGATATTTCTTCTTGATCAGACCGCTGAATTATGTTGATATATAACATAATCACTCAGCACATTAATGATATCTGCTACATTAATCATTAATGCTGGTTCTGTATTGTTTACcctgggggaggggggggggtatttATGTGCTATTTATGTGTTCTATCCGTGCAGGCTGCAGAAAAACAGATCCATACCCCCATCCTAAAATGTATGATATTATAAGTTATCTTCGACGATAATGGTCCTGACAGAACAGCATTATtcataaagtttatttattacctggagataacttcaaaaatacataaacaatatattttcccaATCGTGTGTTTATTGTCTTTGGGTTTcatcagtaaaaatgtattacagcAGATAAGccagatgcttttgtccatattagggatttcctgcacATCATAAGTTATTACTTCTATGAGTCTGTTTTGGACTTTCTgcgtgagagcgccctctggctttgagtatgaatgaaacatgcaCTGCATGAGAGAGTTCAGCGCTCTGTAGTGTTCACATCGCCTCATTTCAGATACGGATAAAATGCAGAGTCATTCATAGACCATCTTGTCTCCCTGAATTTAAATCTACAATTAAATCAAGAAACATCTACATGAATACACCTGTCCAAATAAAGTGCAGGgaacatatttacattatattaaaattcaatatttatataaaaatatgcagcTAACATAgttctacacacagcaatataaacaaaggTGCCTGTTCTCTTTCATGCTTGCTGTTTGATTGGAAAATGTTTAAACGGTGTTGAGGGATCTTGTAAAAAGtactatttttattacaatatttatttacaaatcataaaatgccttaaaaataattatcagaacACTGATAAAACATGCTTATACTGATTTTCATCCTCAAAATTATACTTATCAATCCTGTTTTCATTATCattcaaaaaaatgaataaattcagaaCAAACAgtagtgtttacaacagcaaaatCACCATATAATCATGTATTTGAGGTGCCAGGAAAGACCAGTGAACACTGTGTGTGATTGATTGGTCCTGTCTTTCAGCACTTGCTTGTGTTCAGATGAGCAGGAGAAATGGTTTTAACTTCTATCCAACACAATTATTCACTAATATAGCTGATTTTCCACCTAGAAGCTTACTATATGCACCGAATGtcttgataaataaatacaatttatggtTCAAATATGCAGTTTTTATCAGAAATGATTTGCAGAAATGATCGATCCTCACAGCATCAGTATCCGTATCGAAAGTATCgaaaattaaagggatactccaccccaaaatgattattttgtcattaattatttaccctcgtgttgttccaaaactgtaaaagctttgttcgtcttcggatgaaaaccgggaggcttgtgactgtcccatagactgttaaataacttacactgtcaaggtccagtaaagtatgaaagacatcttcagaatagttcatctgccatcactggttcaaccgtaacattatgaagcaatgacaatacttttgcacatgaagaaaactaaaataattacttcattcaacaatttgtcttctCTGTCACTGTAGAGCGTACGctgctcatattctccaaaatggtgctacggtgaTCTCTTTGAGGATCGATCCACACATCActagcacagaaacacacactgatcTTACTGTCTGTATGAGgatttattacacatttattctGAGGTATTTCAGTGACAGAAGATCAGCTGCAGTATTAATGTCatgaagagaaaagaagaaaagactACAACATCTCACTGTTACTGATTCATCATCaaaagcattatgggtagaatctctcgtcagtctattctgattcatcaacacagtttcactgatccAAACCAAACcctaaacccaggatagagcgtctgagtgaatgtggtctggactgtgtggatgaggctcattgtgtcagagacgctgtagaaggacagagttcctgctctgtgatccacaaacactcctattctcctgaTGATGGACTTCACAGAGAGATCAGTCTTTATGTTATTGTGTCTGAATGAGTAACTGTAGAAAGAGCAgatcaaactccaggactgatcattacgTCCAAACATACACTCAACAcctcccttcctgctgatgctcttatatgacactgatatatccACATTAACTCctctccactcaatctcccagtaacagcgtccacacacactctctctacacaacacctgacacacatcatcaaatctgtctggatgatcaggatacgactGGACTGTGTCAGTGTCAGTaatcactctgttgttctcagacagacggaggagtttattcactgtgttcagatccagagtgaactgatgggaatctgatggagataaaacacatcagaatcaggaattatgaatctgtttgatctCTTCATGTTCAGTGTATCATCAGTGTCTCAGTACAGATGAACAGATATCTGTGAacatcatcatttacatcatcagTTATAAAACTCTTCTTTCTCCTTCTACAGGAAGAACATGAAGACTCTCAGAGAGTTTTCTGCtggttttcttactgacttacattgtaggaagtccTTCCTGGTCCAGAGATCAATGCTGGTGAATGGgactgtggaaatcaacagacatgaacagtgtgattctcatgatcctgtatctattcctaacacatttctaatatgatgttctccatgatatgagatgatgatggactggtttctgagagcagatgaatctccaggactttacctctgtctgagatcttcttcagctgctctttgcagaaatcctccagtttgtctctcagctgatggacagattctctcagatcatcagaagagaagagagaactgaagagatcatcatttacatctgtagattcaggaggagctgagagagactggaaactctacagaaaacagaaatcaaactcATCAGCTCCACACTTCACTCAATAACCTTCAGGAACATCAGATTTGATCTTTAGTAACTCTCCTCAATCCAGCACTTTCACAGCATCAGCTTCATTCTTCTCATATTCATTAAATCACATTAGAGCTAAAGAGTCTAGTATTTTTACACTTACACTCTCTGTGAACTTTCTAGGAAATAGTTTGGATGATAAAACATCTCCTAAGAACATAAATGTTCATCTAACAGCTCAAGCACATCAATGGAGACTCATTCTAGGAAAAGCAGCTCAAAGGCTATGATCAGATTAACTAGGGTCATCAAacgtgccattttcccaggacacatccttgccaggatttctatattgtctaaaatatccaggttttggatTTGTTTGCAATGTGCAGACCAATTGTTGTACTACAAAGTATTGTGAAACAGCTTCTTGTGTTTTTGAATCACTCTGATGTCATACACTGATCGGTCTACTCAGTGCTGCTTCAAGTCTAACACTAATATGTACACGCATCTGCATcgctttgaccgttctctgtagatcctTCTCACGCAGCACGACTGGTCGATTACATACAATTACTGCATGTTATTTGTCAAACGATCATTACCTTCATTAAGTGtgaaaacaggaaaccaaagccaaaacctggatattttctGGGATAATGTCACATTTGGTCACCCTAAGATTGAGCATCATTTATAACTTTAGAGCAGTTAGAGACACTGAAACTTCACAAGGACCCTTAAGACACGCTCAGGTTTGGATTGGTTTCAATACACTGAAGCATTGCTAATATACAGACTGACTTCATGTGTGGGGTCTTCATGGTTACAGGCCAATAAAAACCATGATGTAATAAATCAGAAGGATAAATTAGGagaaaaagttgaaatgttaGTGAAGTTTTgaacagttggtggcgctagcaGTGTTTAGCAGCTAAATACATCTTCCAGAAGAAAGAGTTCAGAGAAATGATTCCTAACAGATCTCCAGAGCTGAAAGCCATTTGTAAGCGTCGTCTCTTTCAGAAGAAGATGATCAGATGAGAGTCTGACTGATGATTATATAATAAGACACTCATGAACTGTTTCTCTGTGAGTCTCTGTCACAGCAGGATCTGCTCAAGTCCACTATGAACCTGTTCTTCTAgatgtgtgttacctgcaggaactggatgtgatcctgtgtgtgtgaaagctgctccagctcagcgtctctcctcctcagatcattgatctcctgctccagtcgctccagtcgttcttcagctcgactcactgcagtcttttcctgatctctgatcagtcgtatcagctcagagcggcttctctcaatggagcggatgagctcagtaaagatcctctcactgtcctccactgctgtctgtgcagagcgctgttaggacacacagtgattcagcttcagtgagtctgaactgagacggagacaaacttctcttcttctccagactcaccttatgagactccacagtctctctcagctgctggagatctttctctctctgctggattctctgctggagcgtcttctgagtctccttcagctgcttctgcaggacaaacagatgaTCGTCAATCTCACAGAAAACTACTGACACTAAATCATCATGAGAACAGATCAATCCAGTAAAAGAGGAGCTGATAACTAACGGCTGTAGGTTCAATCTCCAGAAGTGATGATGAGTTACAATCATCATATCAGCATGAATTACTCTAAGTGTAAGTGTTATAAAAGTGAAACTGACACAGACGTAGAGCTTCACATGGACAGTGTTTCTGCGTTTTGACTGATGCtagtttatatattttgtcaaaGAATTTGTGAATAGTTCAccccattattttattttcacacgTTGGTTgcctgttggtgtcgctgttggacagtgttttctctacttcctgttggccttctgtagcatacctgtcaagttttggatttgaaaataagggaaattttccagcgcccattgcgagcagtcccaccaccccaacaaagctccagtatcccttacattttaagacaggtgttatagcccaaattaaaacacaaaagggtatatatgaagagcatttatttaaaggcttttttgcatattttctgttaatttaacattgatgtctttacatttactttttattttaattccacacattcttttcatttcatattgcttttctttaacagtttttcttttcatttcacataacttttcttttactcttttagtgagttgttgtaccaatttgttgcagactttgcattctttaaaaaaagtaaattcgctgtcccatttatcacggtatttacacatgggttttggtttttggcaggtgtgccttcactctctattgtagcatccatcatccgtctctgttttttcttttgttgttgttgtttttcccacgttataactcatgtcatctgacctcacacacccctcgcgacaggctgctacaggtgggagttatcgcgagactagtgacagagctcagattgggaatgtttttattattattattttattaataacgcaggtaaaaaaataataaataaaaatacgggagatttacgggaaaatactaatacgggaggacggcgggaaagaagggtaaaatacgtgactttcccggccaaaacgggatacttgacaggtatgttctgtagctaatcatagctccttgtagctgtttttattttatattttttctctataatctttcttactatcactgtctgtttgtttgtttgttttttaagttgttacaatataacttaattcacaccatatttctgatattatcgatcaatcttatcaggttaactttgtttacttttattttatatccgtgagtgcagtacacctgcaaagcgttagcactcgttagcttgtcattagcgttctcttttctcctctctcacgctgcagtttttcacaagttcatcaaacaaccgcagtaagaatatttcatcaagcacggtgagtaatggcttctcctgcaattgttatttgcacctcttgccacatgtacagtttatctatctctgtcgctgatgagggattcacatgtgataaatgcagggaaacagttaggctgacagagaagatttcagaattagagacacgcatccaaactttaattgaggacagtaagaatgttggggctctagatacggctttggatgcgtctagctcagggactcctgtacactGTCCGGTTCCGGAAACAGAGGATCTGTTTGAtcccaatctttccttagaaagccacgtttctagcatttgtaaaactgcatttttccatctcaaaaatatatctaaattacggcctatgctctcaatgtcaaatgcagaaatgttaatccatgcatttatgacttcaaggttagattgttgtaatgctttattgggtggttgttctgcacgcttagtaaacaaactacagatccagcacgtatccagaccagatggtggatcagcacctagaaaggacctctacatccctgaaagacagcggagaccaggacaactagagcccagatacagatcccctgtaaagaccttgtctcagaggagcaccaggacaagaccacaggaaacagatgattcttctgcacaatctgactttgctgcagtctggaattgaactactggtttcgtctggtcagaggagaactgaccccaactgagcctggtttctcccaaggttttttctccattctgtcaccgatggagtttcggttcc
This window encodes:
- the LOC113084146 gene encoding E3 ubiquitin/ISG15 ligase TRIM25-like, which produces MAETRVSQEEFLCAVCLDLLKDPVTTSCGHSYCKICITDCWDQEDQKRVYSCPQCRQTFSPRPALSRNTMLAEVVEKLKKTRLSDDCYAGAGDVQCDVCTGRKYRAVKSCLMCLNSYCQNHLQQHESFFRGKRHNLTEATGRLQEMICQKHEKILEVFCRTDQKCICVLCTVTEHKNHDIVSAADQRTEKQKQLKETQKTLQQRIQQREKDLQQLRETVESHKRSAQTAVEDSERIFTELIRSIERSRSELIRLIRDQEKTAVSRAEERLERLEQEINDLRRRDAELEQLSHTQDHIQFLQSFQSLSAPPESTDVNDDLFSSLFSSDDLRESVHQLRDKLEDFCKEQLKKISPFSFTLLTVLYQLRRTRYPAYGTHSLYELRLSPYPLLGSSTAPGTAAAHPESQ